In Halobacillus amylolyticus, the following proteins share a genomic window:
- a CDS encoding DUF4212 domain-containing protein, which produces MDPAKAEAYFKYRTTMIVIYLTIGFFASYLVVFFAKGLSSITVMGIPFHYYMGAQGAVVIFIILLFVNAVISDKIDKKFGFDPKFVDSTNQTVD; this is translated from the coding sequence ATGGATCCAGCAAAGGCAGAGGCTTATTTTAAATATAGAACGACGATGATTGTCATTTACTTAACGATTGGCTTTTTCGCATCTTATCTTGTTGTATTTTTTGCCAAGGGGCTTTCTTCCATTACCGTAATGGGTATTCCTTTTCATTACTATATGGGAGCTCAAGGTGCAGTGGTCATTTTTATTATTTTACTTTTTGTAAATGCAGTGATTAGTGACAAAATCGATAAAAAATTCGGCTTCGATCCAAAGTTTGTAGATAGCACGAATCAAACAGTCGATTAA